One segment of Lepus europaeus isolate LE1 chromosome 16, mLepTim1.pri, whole genome shotgun sequence DNA contains the following:
- the BLOC1S4 gene encoding biogenesis of lysosome-related organelles complex 1 subunit 4: MAEPPAAEEAEAQGPGWGGGDSGHVSQSHSSASGPWEDEGPEDGAPGRDPPLLRRAAAGYAACLLPAARPEVQALDASLEDLLARVDEFVAMLDLIRGDSAHVVREGVPRVHAQAAEMRRVYGKIDRLEAFVRMVGSRVARTEQEVARAEAELGALPRALRRLLRSVGGPGRLARPPPPPPPGLFRAEDHFPRRRFGPGPEDRADAAFPRPREQPTGPALRDPPAGASSSGEPDSAEEPRGPMAAL, translated from the coding sequence ATGGCGGAGCCGCCCGCGGCCGAGGAAGCCGAGGCGCAGGGCCCCGGCTGGGGCGGCGGGGACAGCGGCCACGTGTCGCAGAGCCACAGCAGCGCCTCGGGGCCGTGGGAGGACGAGGGCCCGGAGGACGGCGCGCCGGGCCGCGACCCGCCGCTGCTGCGCCGCGCCGCCGCGGGCTACGCCGCCTGCCTGCTGCCCGCGGCGCGGCCCGAGGTGCAGGCGCTGGACGCCAGCCTCGAGGACCTGCTGGCGCGCGTGGACGAGTTCGTGGCCATGCTGGACTTGATCCGCGGCGACTCGGCGCACGTGGTCCGCGAGGGCGTGCCGCGCGTGCACGCCCAGGCCGCCGAGATGCGGCGCGTCTACGGCAAGATCGACCGGCTGGAGGCCTTCGTGCGGATGGTGGGCAGCCGCGTGGCCCGCACGGAGCAGGAGGTGGCCAGGGCCGAGGCCGAGCTGGGCGCGCTGCCCCGGGCGCTGCGGCGGCTCCTGCGCAGCGTGGGCGGCCCGGGCCGCctcgcccggccgccgccgccgccgccgccggggctgTTCCGCGCCGAGGACCACTTCCCGCGCCGCCGCTTCGGGCCCGGCCCTGAGGACCGCGCGGACGCCGCCTTCCCGCGGCCCCGGGAGCAGCCGACGGGCCCGGCTCTCCGCGACCCGCCCGCAGGTGCGTCGTCCAGCGGGGAGCCGGACAGCGCCGAGGAGCCGCGGGGGCCGATGGCTGCTTTATGA
- the LOC133774975 gene encoding MORF4 family-associated protein 1, whose protein sequence is MRPLDAVELAEPEQVEVLEPEEDFEQFLLPVIHEMRDDIAALSRERGRAPPRDRGKLWEMDNLLIQIKTQVEASEESALNHLPGAGGAARADRADEKAREAAKMAEMLVELVRRIERSESS, encoded by the coding sequence ATGCGGCCCCTGGACGCGGTGGAGCTGGCGGAGCCCGAGCAGGTGGAGGTGCTGGAGCCCGAGGAGGACTTCGAGCAGTTCCTGCTGCCGGTCATCCACGAGATGCGCGACGACATCGCGGCGCTGAGCCGCGAGCGCGGGCGCGCGCCCCCGCGGGACCGCGGCAAGCTGTGGGAGATGGACAATCTGCTCATCCAGATCAAGACGCAGGTGGAGGCGTCGGAGGAGAGCGCCCTGAACCACCTGCCGGGCGCCGGCGGCGCGGCCAGGGCCGACCGGGCCGACGAGAAGGCGCGCGAGGCGGCCAAGATGGCCGAGATGCTGGTGGAGCTGGTGCGGCGGATAGAGCGGAGCGAGTCGTCGTGA